CGCCCGGCCGTCGGTGGTCGGGGCGGAGACCGTCACGTCGAGGGAGTCGTCGACCAGCCGGAAGACACAGCTGAGGACGGATCCCGGCACGGCCTGCTGGAGCAGGATGGCGCAGGCCTCGTCGACCGCGATCCGCAAGTCCTCGATCTCGTCGAGGGTGAAGTCCAAGCGCGCCGCGAGGCCGGCCGTGGCCGTACGCAGCACGGACAGATAGGCACCCGCAGCGGGCAGCCGGACTTCCACGAAGTCCTGGGTCCCGGGCTCGCCTGCGATCTGGGACACCCTCACCTCCAAGGTGGCACAAGCTCATTCGGGGCTCGGGGGGAGAGGCCCCCGAACCGGGCGGTACGCAGGGGGCTGCGCAGTCCGCCGTGACGCTATCGCGATCCGTCCCGCCGTGTCGCCGTGAACCCCCGCCCCCACCGGCCCCCCGGCCGCCGGTCGTCACCCATGGTAGGCCTATGGGTGCGGACGGTGGGCAGGGGGCTGTGGAGGACGGAAGCGAGCGACCGGCGGAGGGGTGACGTACCCAACCGTGGGGCGGGCGAATCGTCGAACGGCCGAATCGCCGGACGGTCGGACCATCGGCCCGGCCGGGGACTCAGACGATCGACCCGTCCACGAAGCACCAGCGCCAGGCCTCGCCCGGCTCGAAGGTCCGCATCACCGGGTGCCCCGTCGTGGAGAAGTGCCCCGTCGCGTGCTGCCCCGCCGAGGAGTCGCAGCAGCCCACGTGACCGCAGGCCAGACAGAGCCGCAGCTGGACC
This sequence is a window from Streptomyces sp. NBC_00691. Protein-coding genes within it:
- a CDS encoding anti-sigma regulatory factor; this translates as MSQIAGEPGTQDFVEVRLPAAGAYLSVLRTATAGLAARLDFTLDEIEDLRIAVDEACAILLQQAVPGSVLSCVFRLVDDSLDVTVSAPTTDGRAPERDTFAWTVLSALAGKVESSVAEDRTVSISLYKQRGAGPGPA
- a CDS encoding UBP-type zinc finger domain-containing protein; the encoded protein is MSECPHVAEMPRPEPAPLADTCPECLADGTHPVQLRLCLACGHVGCCDSSAGQHATGHFSTTGHPVMRTFEPGEAWRWCFVDGSIV